In the genome of Eschrichtius robustus isolate mEscRob2 chromosome 2, mEscRob2.pri, whole genome shotgun sequence, the window GCTTCTATAAAAATCCTTTTACTCTTATTTTCATAGCATTTTCATCAGAAAGAGAATATTTATTCAACCAGCCATCTTTATTGAGAATCTCAATTTAATTCTTTAATGAAAAATACAACTTCcagttccaaataatttatgtaaataccTCATTCTCAAGGAAGTACTGAATAACCCACCACTCTTTAAATGTGAGCTGCACATAGTGACTTCCGTCCAAGAGTACAGAACAGAACGGGGTGAGGGAGGAATAGCTTTATTTTGGAGATACCTGACAAACCCTCCCACAGCctggtgatcaaggtcaacatcaacagtgataaatcaTGCTGATAGTATGCACCCTTTGTGGCCTCACTCCCCCAAACCTGTAACCTCAGTCTCAtcgtgagaaaaacatcagataaaTCCCAATAAAGGGACAATCTACAAACTACACGACCACTActtctcaaaactgtcaaggtcatcaaaagcaAGGGAAGACTAGAGAACTGTCACCACCAGGAGGAGCCTAAGAAAATATGACAAATAAAGGTAATATAATAACCTGGGTGGCATCCTGGAACAAAACAAGAACATCAGGCAAAAACCAAGGAAATCTGAATAgtgtatggactttagttaatattaATGTATCGatgttcattaattgtgacaaatgtgctGCATTAATGGGGAAACAGCAATGGGGCATGTGGAAATGCTTTACtatatttgcaacttttctataaatctgaaattattccttttaaaaatttatttaaaaaataaaaataaatgaacctcTAATTTATACTTTGGCTATTTATTGACAACTTTATGCTGATAGAAATGTTACCAGGAATTATCATTTTACAATTTGACTCATATCTACCTCACACCAAAACCATTAGCAATCTGTTCTAATTCGTGTATTTGAATACTTTATTCATTCTCTTttccaaatacttattgagcaagTACTATGTTCCAGGAAATATACCTGGTGCCGGGCTACAGAGATTAATAAAATATGATTCCTGTCCCACAAGAAGTTTACGTTCTGGGAACACAGACCGTCCTAGAACACTTATTGTATTCCACTTCTCCAGAAGCAAaccagctgcaatgaacacatttTGCTATTCCTATTAAgagtacaaagaaaataatagctgaAATTCTTCTCTAGCTTTTAAATGCTTTTGTTTAGGTGAGACATGGAATTCATTAAAACTGCATTATCAATTAAGAAACGTGCAGGAATGATTAGCTTAAAACCTGGTAGAAAAGGGCATATTGACAACCGAGAAACAGAACTTCCTTCTTTTTGACATGACGACACATCCCCTCACCAACAACAACATTAAGCAGCGCCTCATCAAGAAGGTGCAGGAGGCCGTTCTCGACAAATGGGTGAACGACCCTCACCGCATGGACAAGCGCCTGCTGGCCCTCATCTACCTGGCCCACGCCTCGGACGTCCTGGAGAACGCGTTCGCGCCCCTCCTGGACGAGCAGTACGACTTAGCCACCAAGCGGGTGCGGCAGCTCCTGGACTTAGACCCTGAGGTGGAGTGTCTGAAGGCCAGCACCAGCGAGGTGCTGTGGGCAGTGGTGGCCGCCTTCACCAAGTGACCCTGCGCAGAACCGAGCGTCCCCCTTTCTCTCGCGGGAGCCAGTCATTTTTCTTCCAGGGACTTCTGGTTTTCTGCAGTTTGTACTTCCCACACTATAATTGGCTTTTGTTTTATGAAATGGTGGGTGGCTTTTCGTGTTGTGGGTGTGTACGTGCAGGAAGCTGCTGGTATGAGAGACCTTTCTGTTTAggtttagaaaaaaaagttttgctgCCTATTGGCATTTCATTCCTTCTTGAGTTCAAGAGAGTTGCCATTCTCACTGTAATAGGCTTTGGATTTTTGTTACGTTTACTTTCAAACTAcctccagtttctttctttccttttttttttttttttttttttgtcgatttttgttttttattgaagcatagtttgatttacaatgtggtatgaggttcaggtgtacagcatagtgattcagttatatgtatatatatatatctatctattctttttcagattctcttcccttataggttattacaaaatattgagtatagttccctgtgctatacagtaaggtctttgttttctattctatATACaaaagtgtgtatatgttaataccaaCCTCCGAATTTATCCcccgcccctttcccctttggtaaccataagtttgttttctatgtctgtgggtctatttctgttttgtaaataacttcatttgtatcattttttttagattccacatataagcaatatgatatttgtctttgtctggcttactttacttagtatgataatttctaggtccatccatgttgctgcaaatggcattatttcattctttttttatggctgagtagtattccattgtatatttgtgccacatcctctttatccattcatctgtcgatggacatttaggatgcttccatgtcgtggctattgtaaatagtgctgctatgaacattggggtgcatgtatcttttttttttttttaaacatctttattggagtataactgcttcacagtggtgtgttagtttctgctttataacaaagtgaatcagctacacatatacacacgttcccatatctcgtccctcccgcatctccctccctcccactctccccatcccacccccccaggcagtcacaaagcactgagctgatctcgctgtgctatgcggctgcttcccactagctatctattttacatttggtagtgtatatatgcccatgacactctctcaccctgtcacatctcacccctccccctccccaaatcctcaagttcattctttagtatgtctgtgtctttattcccatcttgccactaggttcttcatgacatttttttttccttagattccatatatatgtgttagcatactgtatttgtttttctctttctgacttacttcactctgtatgacagactctaactccatccacctcattacaaatacctccatttcatttctttttatggctgagtaatattccattgtatatatgtgccacatcttctttatccattcatccgatgatggacacttaggttgcttccatgtcctggctattgtaaatagagctgcaatgaacattttggtacatgactctttttgaattatggttttctcagggtatatgcccagtggtgggattgctgggtcgtatggtagttctatttttagttttttaaggaacctccatactgttctccatagtggctgtatcaatttacattgccaccaacagtgcaagagggttcccttttctccacaccctctccagcatttattgtttgtagagtttttgatgatggccattctgaccggtgtgaggtgatacctcattgtagttttgagcatgtatcttttcttgAAACTACCTCcagcttctttttctttaattttatttattttatttttatggctgcattgggtcttatctctggcacatgggatcttcgttgtggtgcacaggcttctctctagttgtggcatgagggttttctcttctctagttgaggtgcgtgagctcagtagttgtggcatgcgggattcgtttccccacagcatgtgggatctcagtgcCCTGACCAGGCTTgaacccccgtcccctgcattggaaggtggattctttaccattggaccaccagggaagcccctccctccaGCTTCAAAAGCACATCATTAGCATTTCTTGAGTTTAAGTTTTTCCACAAGTACAAATTCTTCTGTATTCTTAACTCACCAAAAGTAAAAAGCTGTACCTATTAGAGTATTTTTCAGTAAAGCTCAATCTAGATGCATA includes:
- the LOC137756010 gene encoding Golgi phosphoprotein 3-like → MTTHPLTNNNIKQRLIKKVQEAVLDKWVNDPHRMDKRLLALIYLAHASDVLENAFAPLLDEQYDLATKRVRQLLDLDPEVECLKASTSEVLWAVVAAFTK